One genomic segment of Chitinibacter sp. FCG-7 includes these proteins:
- a CDS encoding isomerizing glutamine--fructose-6-phosphate transaminase, translating to MPEIIALIAPQNIMPAFADSLGILGAHEHHVAMMHASGSHTQIQRFTLQTPVQKIHFQESSRWLLAALSNSGAITPYLHKERILVCALGACNNHQQLASELQLLPGCSLGNLIAALLDRALQAGHTFSAALKQLEGKFDGDVSLIAQYTSDAQYFYALNLGVPLFLGLESGLGQICSSSAKLIRLRANPVHEVNHGEVVRFGLNAPALCHSNGDTSPLIMSASKTLSVPHHMLAEIQSQPVTLAAQIDKYKAEQVFPKPLLAKLAGIHSVTLLASGSSFHAAMIASYWFETLAGLKTQVELASEYRYRDIHPDSHELMIAISQSGETADTVEALRLAQQKGHPETIALCNAANSTLTTLTDHTLLTNSGAELSVSSTKSFTAQLLLLYQLALTLGKTRKTLSAEQIARAEQEMSNLAKVIHATLDHSKELRRWAGELHSKQNLFVIGRHAMYPVALEGAFKFKEVAYQHATGFAAGELKHGPITLVNDDLPVIACLPWNAHAERTLSNLHEIRANRGEIFVLSDGNLASSDKFSVIHMPSGLHDLAPIAYSVALQLLAYHSAVLRGNTIDSPRNLAKSQITA from the coding sequence ATGCCTGAAATAATTGCTCTGATTGCCCCACAAAACATCATGCCCGCCTTTGCCGACTCTCTTGGCATTCTGGGCGCCCACGAGCACCATGTTGCCATGATGCATGCATCAGGCAGCCATACCCAAATCCAGCGCTTTACCCTGCAAACGCCGGTTCAGAAAATTCATTTCCAGGAATCAAGCCGCTGGCTACTGGCTGCGCTGTCCAATAGTGGGGCCATTACGCCCTATTTGCACAAAGAACGCATTCTGGTTTGTGCATTAGGGGCTTGCAATAACCATCAGCAACTGGCCAGTGAATTGCAGCTACTTCCCGGATGCAGCCTGGGTAATTTGATTGCGGCACTACTAGATCGGGCCCTGCAAGCGGGGCATACATTCAGCGCAGCGCTAAAGCAATTGGAAGGCAAGTTTGATGGCGATGTCAGCCTGATCGCCCAATACACCTCGGATGCACAATATTTCTACGCGCTCAATCTGGGCGTCCCGCTCTTTTTGGGGCTGGAATCCGGTCTTGGGCAGATTTGCAGCAGCAGTGCCAAATTAATCCGCCTCCGTGCCAACCCGGTACACGAAGTCAACCACGGCGAAGTCGTGCGCTTTGGTCTGAATGCTCCCGCCCTGTGCCACAGCAATGGTGACACCAGCCCACTCATCATGTCGGCCAGCAAAACACTGAGCGTACCCCATCACATGCTGGCAGAAATTCAGAGCCAGCCCGTAACACTGGCCGCACAGATTGACAAATACAAAGCCGAGCAGGTTTTTCCCAAGCCACTTTTAGCCAAACTGGCCGGAATCCACAGCGTAACGCTGCTGGCCAGTGGCTCCAGTTTCCATGCAGCGATGATTGCCAGCTACTGGTTTGAAACCTTAGCCGGATTAAAAACTCAGGTCGAGCTTGCCAGTGAATACCGCTATCGCGACATTCACCCTGACAGCCACGAGCTGATGATCGCCATTTCACAATCAGGCGAAACAGCAGACACAGTAGAAGCCTTGCGCCTGGCGCAGCAGAAAGGTCACCCGGAAACAATTGCACTCTGCAATGCCGCCAATAGCACACTGACCACACTCACCGACCACACCTTGCTCACCAACAGTGGGGCAGAACTATCAGTAAGCTCAACCAAATCATTCACAGCACAATTGCTGCTGCTTTATCAACTGGCATTAACGCTTGGAAAAACCCGAAAAACACTGAGCGCAGAACAAATCGCTCGCGCCGAGCAGGAAATGTCCAATCTGGCCAAAGTGATCCACGCAACACTGGATCACAGCAAAGAGCTGCGGCGCTGGGCTGGTGAGCTACATAGCAAGCAAAATCTCTTTGTCATCGGCCGACACGCCATGTATCCCGTGGCGCTAGAAGGGGCCTTCAAATTCAAGGAAGTCGCCTATCAGCACGCCACCGGCTTTGCCGCTGGCGAACTCAAGCACGGCCCAATTACCTTGGTCAACGACGACCTGCCGGTAATCGCCTGCTTGCCATGGAATGCCCATGCCGAACGAACGCTGAGCAATTTGCACGAAATTCGGGCTAATCGCGGCGAAATTTTTGTGCTTTCCGACGGCAATCTGGCGTCCAGCGATAAATTTAGCGTCATCCACATGCCATCAGGCCTGCATGATCTGGCACCGATTGCATACAGCGTTGCCTTGCAACTACTCGCGTATCACAGCGCAGTACTGCGCGGCAATACCATCGACAGCCCTCGAAATCTAGCAAAATCACAGATCACGGCTTGA